One Vibrio pomeroyi genomic region harbors:
- the guaD gene encoding guanine deaminase, translated as MTTQRKAYRASILHSVADPKDVGIDESYDYFEDGVLVVENGHIVDLGHADEVLARQPKTLEVKEYKDKLITSGFIDTHIHYPQTGMIASYGEQLLDWLENYTFPEEKRFKNPVYAHKVAKLFLDELASNGTTTALVFGTVHKESVNVFFEEAEKRNLRMIAGKVLMDRNAPDYLTDTPESGYADSKELIEKWHNRSRLLYAVTPRFAPTSTPEQLATVGKLLEEYPDVYMHTHLSENEKEIEWVKELFPERDSYLDVYDHYGLLHKRSVFAHGIHLSDCECKRLADTDSAIAFCPTSNLFLGSGLFKLPKMEEHGIRVGMGTDVGAGTSFSILQTMSEAYKIMQLQQEKLHPVKSLFLATLGGARSLHLEDKIGNLEVGKEADFVVLDLHATQLMRFRMEQATKLEEKLFVLMSLGDDRTVSETYIYGEKAYDVNFKDYKKLVS; from the coding sequence ATGACAACGCAACGCAAAGCTTATCGCGCCAGTATTTTACACAGCGTAGCCGACCCAAAAGACGTCGGTATCGATGAGTCTTACGACTATTTTGAAGACGGTGTTTTAGTCGTTGAGAACGGCCACATCGTCGACTTAGGCCATGCCGATGAAGTATTGGCTCGCCAGCCTAAAACACTCGAAGTAAAAGAATACAAAGACAAGCTGATCACCTCTGGCTTTATTGATACGCACATCCACTACCCTCAAACAGGCATGATCGCGTCTTACGGTGAGCAGCTACTCGATTGGTTAGAGAACTACACCTTCCCAGAAGAGAAACGCTTCAAAAACCCAGTCTATGCACACAAAGTAGCGAAGCTATTCCTAGACGAACTGGCAAGTAACGGTACTACTACAGCACTCGTGTTCGGCACCGTGCACAAAGAGTCGGTTAACGTTTTCTTTGAAGAAGCCGAGAAGCGCAACCTACGTATGATCGCGGGTAAGGTGCTAATGGATCGCAACGCGCCAGACTACCTCACCGACACGCCAGAGTCTGGCTACGCTGATTCCAAAGAACTGATTGAGAAATGGCATAACCGCAGCCGCTTGCTTTATGCCGTGACGCCTCGTTTTGCGCCAACCAGTACACCAGAGCAATTGGCTACCGTTGGTAAACTTCTTGAAGAATACCCAGACGTATACATGCATACGCACCTATCTGAAAACGAGAAAGAGATTGAATGGGTAAAAGAACTGTTCCCTGAACGCGACAGCTATTTAGATGTGTATGACCACTATGGCCTACTGCACAAACGTTCGGTATTCGCCCATGGTATTCACTTGTCTGACTGCGAATGTAAGCGCCTTGCCGATACCGATTCGGCCATCGCTTTCTGCCCAACCTCGAACCTGTTCTTGGGCTCAGGTTTGTTCAAGCTGCCAAAAATGGAAGAACACGGCATTCGTGTCGGTATGGGAACCGATGTGGGCGCAGGCACCAGCTTCTCAATCCTGCAAACCATGAGCGAAGCCTACAAAATCATGCAGCTTCAACAAGAGAAACTGCACCCCGTTAAATCGCTATTCTTAGCGACATTAGGTGGCGCACGTTCGCTGCATCTAGAAGACAAGATCGGCAACTTGGAAGTGGGTAAAGAAGCGGATTTCGTCGTGTTGGATCTTCATGCCACACAACTGATGCGCTTTAGAATGGAACAAGCCACCAAGCTTGAAGAAAAACTGTTTGTATTGATGAGCTTGGGTGACGACAGAACCGTCAGCGAGACTTACATCTACGGCGAAAAAGCCTACGATGTGAACTTCAAAGATTACAAAAAGCTCGTTAGCTAG
- a CDS encoding AEC family transporter, with protein MFEQVVSILFPVFALASAGFAVGRWLKPDFKPINRINMDVCIPALVFASLTTMPLDTEQLPLISASLVAVLVPALLMIPTCKIFKLNFKAWAPPHMFRNSGNLAIPLFTYTFGESALAPAVLLFVVSACVHISVGLALLSEGNPIKQILKMPIFLAAALAMTLNLSGIAVWNPIYEATSLLGQAAVPIMLLSLGSQMVNLRLSGLKVGLLCTAQSLFTGAIAFTIIYFFIPLPTLHLQMMVLFTMLPPAVMNYLFAERFNVEPPKVASMVLFGNFLSVVTLPILLSFALSLSS; from the coding sequence ATGTTCGAACAGGTCGTCAGCATACTGTTTCCCGTTTTTGCTTTAGCCAGTGCTGGCTTTGCGGTCGGTCGTTGGCTCAAACCCGATTTCAAACCGATCAATCGCATCAACATGGATGTTTGTATTCCTGCTTTGGTGTTTGCATCGCTGACCACCATGCCCCTCGATACCGAGCAACTACCATTGATTTCAGCTTCTTTGGTCGCAGTGTTAGTGCCCGCACTGTTGATGATTCCAACCTGTAAGATCTTTAAGCTCAACTTCAAAGCCTGGGCTCCGCCACACATGTTCCGCAACAGTGGCAACCTGGCTATTCCCCTGTTCACCTATACCTTTGGTGAAAGCGCATTAGCCCCTGCGGTATTACTGTTTGTGGTATCGGCGTGTGTGCACATTAGTGTCGGTTTGGCGCTATTGAGCGAAGGTAACCCGATCAAGCAGATCCTCAAGATGCCGATATTCTTAGCCGCTGCATTAGCGATGACGCTGAACCTATCTGGCATTGCAGTTTGGAATCCAATCTACGAAGCCACATCGCTACTTGGGCAAGCAGCCGTGCCTATAATGCTGCTGTCGTTGGGGTCGCAAATGGTTAACTTGAGGCTGAGCGGATTGAAAGTCGGCTTGCTTTGTACGGCTCAATCACTGTTCACCGGAGCCATCGCCTTTACCATCATCTACTTCTTTATCCCGCTGCCTACGTTGCACCTACAAATGATGGTGCTGTTCACCATGCTACCACCCGCCGTGATGAACTACCTGTTCGCAGAACGCTTCAATGTCGAGCCACCCAAGGTCGCGTCTATGGTGTTGTTCGGTAACTTTCTGAGCGTGGTTACCTTACCGATCTTGTTGTCGTTCGCGCTGTCTTTGTCGTCTTAA
- a CDS encoding carboxymuconolactone decarboxylase family protein: MNQSRFETGLERLNHIDGEAGQQVIESLKDICPDLAKYTIEYPFGDIYSRPGLDLKSREIATVAALTALGNCAPQLKVHLNAALNVGCSEEEIKEVILQMSVYAGFPSALNGMFAFKEVLAERNTA; the protein is encoded by the coding sequence ATGAATCAATCACGTTTTGAAACTGGCTTAGAAAGACTTAATCATATCGACGGAGAAGCAGGGCAACAGGTTATTGAAAGCCTGAAAGACATCTGCCCTGATCTTGCCAAATATACTATCGAATATCCCTTTGGTGACATCTATTCACGCCCCGGTTTGGATTTGAAATCACGAGAGATCGCGACCGTGGCAGCCCTAACTGCGCTCGGTAATTGTGCGCCTCAACTTAAGGTGCATTTGAATGCGGCACTCAATGTCGGCTGCAGCGAGGAAGAGATCAAAGAAGTGATATTGCAGATGTCGGTCTATGCGGGATTCCCTTCAGCACTCAATGGCATGTTCGCTTTTAAGGAAGTGCTTGCTGAGAGAAATACAGCTTAA
- a CDS encoding MerR family transcriptional regulator has translation MNVSEFSRLVGLSAHTLRYYEKIGLLKNVQRNSSGHRVYTSKDVTWIEFVKRLKNTAMPLDEILEYAKLRELGPESVSQRQVLLEQHQQSLRSHIEEQQKHLAALEQKISLYRDGKVR, from the coding sequence ATGAATGTGAGTGAGTTTTCTCGGTTGGTGGGTTTGTCCGCCCATACGCTTCGCTACTACGAAAAAATCGGCTTGTTGAAAAATGTTCAGCGGAACAGTAGCGGTCATCGAGTCTATACATCGAAGGACGTTACTTGGATTGAGTTTGTGAAGCGACTGAAAAACACCGCAATGCCACTGGATGAAATTTTAGAATACGCAAAGCTCAGGGAGTTAGGGCCAGAATCTGTTTCGCAGCGTCAAGTGTTGCTTGAACAACATCAACAGAGTTTGCGTTCCCATATTGAAGAGCAACAAAAGCATCTGGCTGCGCTAGAGCAAAAAATTAGTTTGTATCGAGATGGAAAAGTCCGTTGA